In the genome of Acidimicrobiales bacterium, one region contains:
- the rplT gene encoding 50S ribosomal protein L20 gives MARVKRAVHSRKHRRAVLEQAQGYYGNKSRSFRAANEQVNHSLQYAFRDRRARKGEFRKLWIQRINAATRQHGVSYSRFIAGLRLAEIEVDRKVLADLAVSDPAAFGGLVKLAVAAADGSGPAAPGDGEIDQP, from the coding sequence ATGGCGAGAGTCAAGCGCGCCGTGCACAGCCGCAAGCACCGCCGCGCCGTGCTCGAGCAGGCCCAGGGCTACTACGGCAACAAGAGCCGCAGCTTCCGAGCCGCCAACGAGCAGGTCAACCACTCCCTCCAGTACGCCTTCCGCGACCGTCGGGCCCGCAAGGGGGAGTTCCGCAAGCTGTGGATCCAGCGCATCAACGCCGCCACCCGCCAGCACGGTGTCAGCTACAGCCGGTTCATCGCCGGCCTCCGCCTGGCCGAGATCGAGGTCGACCGGAAGGTCCTGGCCGACCTGGCGGTGAGCGACCCCGCCGCCTTCGGCGGCCTGGTGAAGCTGGCGGTGGCGGCCGCCGACGGCTCCGGGCCGGCGGCGCCGGGCGACGGGGAGATCGACCAGCCCTGA